From Coffea arabica cultivar ET-39 chromosome 10e, Coffea Arabica ET-39 HiFi, whole genome shotgun sequence, one genomic window encodes:
- the LOC113712791 gene encoding uncharacterized protein, which yields MAAVGANYNINISEITANMKAEGVQSPEMEAMVKALSDDTIWKTIEGFKGKDMSTQEKMINNMMASGGLAQLGIPVPEPVNPADPHVITSAKFAVEKQNENAGTSLVFIQVNVGLQWKIVIGTLYTLVLTTQDSKGTYTDYAVFLETFLGQKYLFWYKH from the exons ATGGCCGCCGTCGGAGCCAACTACAACATCAACATTTCTGAAATCACAGCCAACA TGAAAGCGGAGGGAGTCCAGTCCCCTGAGATGGAAGCTATGGTGAAGGCACTTTCAGACGACACGATATGGAAAACAATCGAGGGATTCAAGGGCAAGGACATGAGCACTCAGGAGAAAATGATT AACAACATGATGGCCAGTGGTGGTCTAGCTCAACTCGGCATTCCTGTTCCAGAGCCAGTGAACCCAGCTGACCCTCACGTGATCACGAGCGCAAAATTTGCAGTGGAAAAGCAAAACGAGAATGCCGGGACAAGCCTGGTTTTCATCCAAGTGAATGTAGGCCTGCAGTGGAAAATTGTTATTGGCACTCTCTATACCCTTGTCCTTACAACTCAGGATTCTAAGGGCACATATACCGATTATGCAGTGTTTCTTGAGACCTTTTTGGGTCAGAAGTACCTCTTCTGGTATAAGCATTAA